Genomic window (Cyanobium sp. Tous-M-B4):
GAAGCCAGTGAAACGCTTCGGGTTATGGCGGTACATGCCGTAGAGCGCTTTCCAGAAACGCACCCTGGTGTTGCGCTTGAGGCCTTGGCGCCACAAAATTATTCCCAGTGCGCGCAGGTCAACCCAGCTGGTCGGCTTGGGCGGACGACTGCCTGGAACAACCAATGCCTTCCATTGCTGCGGTGGCAGTTTCAGGAAGTAGGAATAAACGCGATCAATGAAAGCGTTAGGCTCATAAAGGGCGCCGAAAGCATCTACATACTCATTGGCGATGTCGCGAATCGGCCGGGTGGGCTCGAAATTAAGCAGGTTGGTTTGGTTAACTCCTTTTGCTGCTGCCTTGCCTTCGATCAAGCGACCTTCTCTCTCGAGGCGATGCCAAAGAGCTGTATTTGGAAGGGCCTGAAGCATGCCCATCATGGCGTGGGGAATGCCAGTGCGGGTCACAAACTCGACGATCCTGCCGCCCGCGCCCTCTTTCTCGCCGTCGAATCCGATGATGAAACCAGCCATCACCCGCAACCCGTAGGAGGTGATTTTGTCGACAGAATCCACCAGGGAGCTGCGGGTATTTTGTAACTTACCGGCAGTTTCCAGGCTTGATTCGTCCGGGGTCTCGATGCCGAGGAAGACGCTCTCAAAGCGGCATTCCACCATCATTTGCATGAGGTCATCGTCCGCCGCCAGATCCACTGAGGCTTCGGTGGCGAAGCTGAATGGGAAGCCGTGCTCAATCTGCCATTGGCGCAAAAGCGGCAACAGCAATTTGACATTGCGCTTATTGCCGATGAAGTTGTCATCTACTAAGAACACTGAGCGGCGCCAGCCCAAGTCGTAGAGGCACTGCAGCTCGGCAACTAGCTGTTCAGGGTTTTTGGTGCGAGGTTTGCGCCCATACAGCACGATGATGTCGCAGAACTCACATTGGAAGGGGCAGCCTCGGGAGAACTGCACCGACATCTCTGAGTAGGCGTCTAGCTCTAGTAGGTCAAAGCGAGGAATCGGCGTTCCGGTTACATCTGGCTTGACGCCGTCAGAGCTGAACCGGCCATGGCTGTCACCCCGCTCAATGGCTTCGATGAACATTGGCAGGGTGATTTCACCCTCGTCGAGGATCTTGAAATCCGCGAGGTCGAGCTCGGGCGCATCTGGGGTGGAACTGGCAAAAGGACCTCCCACGGCGACTGGGATACCTCGCTGCTTGGCCTTGCCGATCTGAGTGGCCATATCGGCCTTCTGCACGATCATTCCGGAGATCACCACCAACTCGGCCCAGTCCCACTCGGCTTCGCTGACCTCGCGCACGTTGCGGTCAACCAGCTTCATTTCCCATGACTGGGGCAGCAGGGCTGCAACTGTGACCAGTCCCAAGGGCGGCAAAAGCACCTTGCGATCGATCAACTCGAGGATTTTTTCGTAGCTCCAGAAGGTTTTCGGGAACTCTGGGTAAACGAAGAGAGTGCGCATGCAAACAGCCGAACTGGGTTGATGACCGGGGAAAACCAGGGCGCTTTTTCTGCGCTGCTATGCGGTGTTAGTGACTGAAAGCTTAGGAGGTCTGCGGAAGTGCTGAAGGCAGCGTGCTTTCTGCTGTAATGGCCTCACCTTCAATGATGGCCTCCCATGGCTGCCGCGATTTACCTGGGTTTGTTTGGTGGTGGGCTTGCCGTTGCCATTGCCGCATCGATCGTGCTGCGCGGCATCAAACTGATCTGAGCTTCAGTCTCAGGCTCCTGCGGCTGATCAGCTCCTGCAGGCCCAAGGCGAAGCCCGCAGCCCCCAGCACTGCAAAGGTGCCCTGTAGCCCGAGAGTAAGGCTCATGGCAGCTGCCAATAGGCCGCTGAGGCCGCCCCCACCTAAGAAGGCGATCTGGCCTAACCCGGCCATGCGCCCGCGGATGGCCATTGAAGAACCCACCTGGCTGATCAAATTGACCCCTGCCAGCAGGCTGGCGGTGCCAGCACCGAGGGCGAAGGTGGCCGCCATACCTATTCCCACCGTTTTTGGGCTGCTGTAAGCGGCCATGACCAGTTGGGCTGTTGCGGTGATCAGGGTGCAGCTACCCAGCAGCAGGCCGGGCCGCTGGCTCAACCAGCGACTGTGACGCTGCAGAACCAGGCCGCCGCTGATGCTGCCTGCTGCCAACACACTGGTGAATAGGCCAAGGGCCTGGGGGGAGGGGCCCAGCAAATCCCGGGCCATCAAGGGG
Coding sequences:
- a CDS encoding B12-binding domain-containing radical SAM protein, which gives rise to MRTLFVYPEFPKTFWSYEKILELIDRKVLLPPLGLVTVAALLPQSWEMKLVDRNVREVSEAEWDWAELVVISGMIVQKADMATQIGKAKQRGIPVAVGGPFASSTPDAPELDLADFKILDEGEITLPMFIEAIERGDSHGRFSSDGVKPDVTGTPIPRFDLLELDAYSEMSVQFSRGCPFQCEFCDIIVLYGRKPRTKNPEQLVAELQCLYDLGWRRSVFLVDDNFIGNKRNVKLLLPLLRQWQIEHGFPFSFATEASVDLAADDDLMQMMVECRFESVFLGIETPDESSLETAGKLQNTRSSLVDSVDKITSYGLRVMAGFIIGFDGEKEGAGGRIVEFVTRTGIPHAMMGMLQALPNTALWHRLEREGRLIEGKAAAKGVNQTNLLNFEPTRPIRDIANEYVDAFGALYEPNAFIDRVYSYFLKLPPQQWKALVVPGSRPPKPTSWVDLRALGIILWRQGLKRNTRVRFWKALYGMYRHNPKRFTGFISILAHNEHFLEYRAIVRREIEEQLATLPPDPPKTTAEPSRELQPV
- a CDS encoding cytochrome b6-f complex subunit 6: MAAAIYLGLFGGGLAVAIAASIVLRGIKLI